The Denitrificimonas caeni genome has a segment encoding these proteins:
- the plsB gene encoding glycerol-3-phosphate 1-O-acyltransferase PlsB codes for MSFSSIRRAYFAILRRLLLLWVRSETIDNTVFDGLRQDLAQVYVLQKPSISDLVVLDNECRKAGLKRPNTRLQAPALEQLSSFFYLRREPDWAGRKTTQHISPTLKKLVQAVESGQIENVQVVPVTVFWGQSPDRETSPWKLLLADSWAVTGRLRRLFQVLILGHKTRVQFSAPIQLAELVAQGKGVERTERMLHRLLRVHFRNSKAAVIGPDLSHRRNLVKALIHEPQVRQRIAEEAQRDGISIEKAQQRALKYGNEIASDYAYTAIRFLEVVLSWFWNKFYDGIKVNNLDGVREVAHGHEIIYVPCHRSHIDYLLMSYLLFTNGLTPPHIAAGINLNMPIIGGLLRRGGAFFMRRTFRGNPLYASVFNEYLHTLFSKGFPVEYFVEGGRSRTGRTLQPKTGMLAITLNSFLRSQRLPIVFIPVYIGYERVLEGRTYLGELRGASKKKESFFDVFRVIAAIRKQRFGHVSVNFGQPLKLTEFMHQQQPNWLHELKHENPATLSPVAQQLATRIAQHINAAAAINPVNLVASALLSTQRLALDENGLTRVINLYLSLLRSVPYSNYTSLPQGDGTSIIHYVRDMQLISEQQDALGRIYYLDEQNAVLMTYYRNNVLHVFALPALLASFFHSNARMTRSQIIELTRALYPYLQAELFTHWALDELDAVIDQWLASFVEHGLLQQDGETYQRPAPSSQHYVLLGLLSRTLLQTLQRFYMAIALLLNKGQNALDAQQLEELCTVMAQRLSILHGLNAPEFFDKSLFRHFIQTLINEGVVQTDTAGKLSYHEKLGSLAESAAKRVLPAEIRLSIRQVTDDEDEAL; via the coding sequence ATGAGTTTCTCCTCCATTCGTCGTGCGTACTTTGCTATTTTACGTCGCCTGCTACTGCTCTGGGTGCGCTCAGAAACCATCGACAACACCGTCTTTGACGGGTTACGCCAAGACCTTGCACAAGTCTATGTGCTGCAAAAGCCCTCCATCAGCGACCTTGTGGTCTTGGATAACGAATGCCGTAAAGCCGGCCTGAAGCGCCCCAATACCCGTCTGCAAGCGCCAGCCTTAGAGCAGCTCAGCAGCTTTTTTTACTTGCGCCGCGAACCGGATTGGGCTGGACGTAAAACCACGCAACACATCTCCCCCACATTAAAAAAACTGGTGCAAGCTGTTGAGTCCGGCCAGATCGAAAATGTGCAAGTGGTACCCGTTACCGTATTTTGGGGGCAATCGCCAGACCGTGAAACCAGCCCATGGAAACTGTTACTGGCTGACAGTTGGGCGGTCACTGGACGCTTGCGGCGTTTATTCCAAGTACTGATTTTAGGCCACAAAACCCGTGTGCAATTTTCTGCGCCCATTCAATTGGCCGAGCTGGTTGCACAGGGTAAAGGGGTAGAGCGCACTGAGCGCATGTTACACCGACTACTGCGTGTACATTTCCGCAACAGTAAAGCAGCTGTTATCGGCCCAGACCTCTCCCACCGCCGTAACCTTGTTAAAGCCCTGATCCATGAACCACAAGTGCGCCAGCGCATTGCTGAAGAAGCGCAGCGCGACGGCATTAGCATCGAAAAAGCCCAACAACGCGCGCTCAAATACGGCAATGAAATCGCTTCAGATTATGCCTATACCGCCATTCGTTTTTTAGAAGTGGTGCTCAGCTGGTTTTGGAATAAGTTTTATGACGGAATCAAGGTCAACAATCTAGATGGCGTGCGTGAAGTTGCCCATGGCCACGAAATTATTTACGTGCCCTGCCATCGCAGCCACATTGACTATCTATTGATGTCGTACTTGCTCTTCACCAATGGTTTAACGCCGCCGCACATTGCCGCTGGTATCAATCTAAATATGCCGATCATTGGTGGCTTATTACGCCGTGGTGGGGCATTCTTTATGCGCCGTACCTTCCGTGGCAACCCGCTCTACGCCAGTGTGTTTAATGAGTACCTGCACACCTTATTCAGCAAAGGTTTTCCGGTTGAATATTTCGTAGAGGGTGGTCGCTCACGCACTGGACGCACCTTACAACCGAAAACCGGCATGCTGGCCATTACCCTAAACAGCTTTTTGCGCTCACAGCGTTTACCAATTGTCTTTATCCCGGTTTATATCGGCTATGAGCGTGTCTTGGAAGGCCGCACTTACCTTGGTGAGTTGCGCGGTGCCAGTAAGAAAAAAGAATCATTTTTTGATGTATTCCGCGTGATTGCTGCCATTCGAAAACAGCGCTTCGGTCACGTTTCGGTGAATTTTGGTCAACCCCTAAAACTAACCGAGTTTATGCACCAGCAACAACCCAACTGGCTGCACGAGCTTAAGCATGAAAACCCAGCCACACTGAGCCCGGTCGCACAACAATTGGCCACGCGCATTGCGCAACATATTAATGCTGCGGCAGCGATTAACCCGGTGAATTTGGTTGCTTCAGCATTACTGTCAACCCAACGCTTGGCCTTGGATGAAAACGGCCTCACTCGGGTTATCAATTTGTACCTGTCACTATTGCGCAGCGTACCCTATTCCAATTACACCAGTCTGCCGCAAGGTGACGGCACCAGTATTATTCATTATGTGCGCGATATGCAGCTTATTAGCGAACAGCAGGATGCCTTGGGGCGCATCTATTATTTAGATGAGCAAAACGCTGTGTTGATGACTTATTACCGCAATAATGTCTTGCACGTCTTCGCTTTGCCGGCATTACTGGCGAGTTTTTTCCACAGCAACGCCCGCATGACGCGTAGCCAAATCATTGAACTGACCCGTGCGCTCTACCCTTATCTGCAAGCTGAGCTATTTACCCACTGGGCACTGGATGAGCTGGATGCAGTAATTGACCAATGGCTGGCCAGCTTCGTTGAGCATGGCTTATTACAACAGGACGGTGAAACCTATCAGCGCCCGGCTCCCAGCTCGCAGCATTATGTTTTGCTGGGCTTATTGTCGCGCACGCTGCTGCAGACTTTGCAGCGTTTTTATATGGCCATTGCGCTTTTACTTAATAAAGGCCAAAACGCACTCGATGCCCAGCAATTAGAGGAACTGTGTACTGTTATGGCGCAACGCTTATCCATTTTGCATGGGCTCAACGCACCAGAGTTTTTCGACAAAAGCTTATTCCGGCACTTTATCCAAACGCTGATCAATGAAGGTGTTGTGCAAACAGATACGGCGGGCAAGCTCAGTTATCACGAGAAGCTCGGCTCCTTAGCGGAAAGTGCTGCCAAACGCGTACTCCCCGCGGAAATTCGCTTATCCATTCGACAAGTGACCGACGATGAAGATGAGGCGCTATAA
- a CDS encoding TMEM165/GDT1 family protein produces MFETLFISTGIVALAEIGDKTQLLALLLAARYRKPIPIILGILVATLANHFLAAAVGHQVAQLFSAATLMWILTLCFLAVAAWTLVPDSLDDEGQIATKYGPFLATLIAFFIAEMGDKTQVATVMLAAQFEYFWLVVAGTTLGMLIANVPVVLVGNFAAERLPLKLIRSLAAAGFLIFALYCAWQAIELMG; encoded by the coding sequence ATGTTTGAAACACTTTTTATCTCCACTGGCATCGTAGCGCTCGCCGAAATTGGCGACAAAACCCAACTACTTGCGTTACTCCTCGCTGCCCGCTACCGCAAACCCATCCCCATTATTCTCGGCATCCTAGTTGCAACCTTGGCCAATCACTTTTTGGCCGCTGCAGTTGGCCATCAAGTGGCACAGCTGTTTTCGGCAGCAACTCTAATGTGGATTTTAACCCTGTGTTTTCTTGCCGTAGCTGCTTGGACCTTAGTCCCCGACAGCTTAGATGATGAAGGGCAGATAGCCACTAAGTACGGTCCATTTCTGGCGACCTTAATTGCTTTCTTTATTGCTGAAATGGGGGATAAAACGCAAGTGGCCACAGTGATGCTGGCTGCACAGTTTGAGTATTTCTGGCTGGTTGTCGCGGGTACCACGCTGGGCATGTTGATAGCCAATGTGCCTGTGGTATTAGTGGGTAACTTTGCTGCCGAACGTTTGCCGTTAAAACTCATTCGCTCGCTTGCCGCAGCAGGCTTCTTGATCTTTGCTCTGTATTGCGCTTGGCAAGCAATCGAATTAATGGGGTAA
- a CDS encoding NAD(P)H-quinone oxidoreductase yields the protein MKALQGREGRPTIIECETPVCAEGQVRIRVIAAGLNRADLLQVAGLYPPPPGVSDILGLECAGIITEVGAGSSWQVGDRVCALLAGGGMAEEVCVDARHVLPVPEGLSLLEAAAVPEVYVTAWLNVFQLAKLQPGEKVLLHAGASGVGSAAIQLCKAFNSPCWVSVGSAERLAYCQELGAEGGVLREQGIEGLQDFAPFDVILDPVGASYAAQNLKMLAVDGRWVNIGLMGGRRAELDLAQLLGKRVQLIGSTLRSRDDAFKGELMAQLADKVWPLFASGALQAQAEEVFAWQDAEAAFARLASNQVNGKVVLQIAVE from the coding sequence ATGAAAGCATTGCAAGGCAGAGAAGGCCGTCCAACCATAATTGAGTGCGAAACCCCAGTTTGCGCTGAAGGGCAGGTACGCATCCGCGTGATTGCTGCGGGACTCAACCGTGCTGACCTATTGCAGGTTGCTGGGCTTTACCCACCGCCACCGGGTGTGAGTGATATCTTGGGCTTGGAGTGCGCAGGGATTATCACTGAAGTGGGCGCTGGCAGCTCGTGGCAAGTTGGTGATCGCGTCTGCGCCTTACTGGCTGGCGGCGGTATGGCTGAGGAAGTTTGTGTCGATGCCCGCCATGTATTGCCGGTACCTGAGGGTTTGAGTTTATTAGAAGCTGCCGCAGTCCCAGAGGTTTATGTGACAGCGTGGTTGAATGTGTTTCAGCTGGCTAAACTGCAGCCGGGCGAGAAAGTGTTATTGCATGCTGGCGCCAGTGGTGTTGGTTCCGCAGCGATCCAGTTGTGTAAAGCGTTTAACAGCCCGTGCTGGGTCAGTGTCGGTTCGGCTGAGCGTTTAGCCTACTGCCAAGAGCTGGGCGCAGAGGGCGGTGTGCTACGCGAGCAGGGCATTGAGGGTTTGCAGGATTTTGCGCCTTTTGATGTGATTTTAGATCCGGTGGGTGCCAGTTACGCTGCACAGAACCTGAAAATGCTGGCCGTGGATGGCCGTTGGGTGAATATCGGTTTAATGGGTGGGCGCCGGGCAGAACTGGATTTGGCACAGCTCCTGGGTAAGCGTGTTCAATTAATAGGTTCAACTTTACGCAGCCGTGATGACGCTTTTAAAGGCGAACTGATGGCGCAGCTGGCAGACAAGGTTTGGCCGTTATTTGCCAGCGGTGCGCTGCAAGCACAAGCTGAGGAAGTGTTTGCTTGGCAAGATGCTGAGGCGGCATTTGCGCGCCTCGCGAGCAATCAGGTAAACGGCAAGGTGGTATTGCAGATCGCAGTAGAGTAA
- a CDS encoding carboxy terminal-processing peptidase translates to MKHIITRSALALVVGLAAVPATYAVSKAQQWDYLQPDRDQMIASLNVVELLKRHHYSKPPLDDARSRKMYAGYLKMLDPMRIYFTANDVQQFDQWATQFDDFLKSGNLEPGYAMYNRHLTRQDQYLDYALNQLSKGVDAIDFTVAETFETDREKAPWASDEAALQDLWRKRLKDEVLRLKIANKEPKAIEELLIKRYKNQQKRLLQTRSEDVFQAYINAFAQTYDPHTTYLSPDNAENFDINMSLSLEGIGAMLQGDNEHVKIVRLIPAGPAEKSKLVAPADKIIAVGQADKELVDVIGWRLDEVVKLIRGPKGSQVRLEIIPASNAPNDPTSKVVTLTREAVKLEEQAAKKSILNLDQDGREVKLGVIEIPAFYLDFKAYRSGDPDYKSTTRDVKRLITELQEEGVEGIVIDLRNNGGGSLQEATELTGLFIEQGPTVLVRNSDGRIDVLTDEHQGVFYDGPLTVLVNRLSASASEIFAGAMQDYHRALIIGGQTFGKGTVQTIQPLNHGELKLTLAKFYRVSGQSTQHQGVIPDISYPADMDINEIGESALPEAMPWDSIKPAHKPSHDPFKPFIAELKARHDARTDDNPDFVFSRERLALNQRLMQQTEVSLNEVERRAQYAKIEQKQLAIENARRASKGEEQLKTMLKDEDEDHIAALEEESKLKPEDDAYLSETGRILLDWLSLSPMAKND, encoded by the coding sequence ATGAAGCATATTATAACTCGCTCAGCCCTTGCTTTAGTTGTGGGCCTCGCTGCTGTACCTGCCACGTATGCAGTGAGCAAAGCACAACAATGGGACTACTTACAACCCGACCGCGACCAAATGATCGCCAGCCTTAACGTTGTTGAGTTGCTGAAACGCCACCATTACAGCAAACCACCCTTGGATGATGCCCGTTCGCGCAAGATGTATGCAGGCTACCTAAAGATGCTTGACCCCATGCGCATCTACTTTACTGCCAACGATGTACAGCAGTTTGACCAGTGGGCTACGCAATTCGATGATTTCCTCAAAAGCGGCAATCTAGAGCCCGGTTATGCCATGTACAATCGGCACCTGACCCGTCAAGATCAATATCTAGATTATGCGCTCAATCAGCTCAGCAAAGGTGTTGATGCCATTGACTTCACGGTTGCAGAAACGTTTGAAACCGATCGTGAAAAAGCGCCTTGGGCCAGCGATGAAGCAGCACTGCAAGACTTATGGCGCAAGCGTTTAAAAGACGAAGTGTTGCGTTTGAAAATTGCCAATAAAGAACCCAAGGCAATTGAAGAGTTACTCATCAAACGCTACAAAAACCAACAAAAACGTTTGCTGCAAACCCGCAGTGAGGATGTGTTTCAAGCCTATATCAATGCTTTTGCACAAACCTATGATCCACACACCACCTATTTATCGCCGGATAACGCCGAGAACTTCGATATCAATATGAGTTTATCGCTCGAAGGTATCGGTGCCATGCTGCAAGGTGATAATGAGCATGTGAAAATTGTTCGTTTAATTCCTGCCGGCCCCGCTGAAAAAAGCAAGCTGGTTGCTCCCGCAGATAAAATCATTGCCGTGGGCCAAGCCGATAAAGAACTGGTGGATGTTATCGGCTGGCGTTTAGATGAAGTGGTTAAGCTGATTCGTGGCCCGAAAGGTTCGCAAGTACGCTTAGAAATCATTCCAGCCAGCAATGCACCCAATGATCCAACCAGTAAAGTCGTCACTCTTACCCGTGAAGCGGTAAAACTCGAAGAGCAAGCGGCAAAAAAATCGATACTCAACCTCGATCAAGACGGCCGCGAAGTGAAACTGGGCGTCATTGAAATCCCTGCTTTCTATTTAGACTTTAAAGCCTACCGCTCTGGTGATCCGGATTACAAAAGTACCACCCGCGATGTCAAGCGCCTTATTACTGAATTGCAGGAAGAAGGCGTCGAAGGCATTGTCATTGATCTGCGCAATAATGGCGGCGGTTCTTTGCAAGAAGCCACTGAACTGACCGGTTTATTTATTGAGCAAGGACCAACAGTCTTGGTGCGCAACAGTGACGGACGCATTGATGTGCTGACCGATGAGCACCAAGGTGTCTTTTACGACGGCCCTTTGACTGTTCTGGTAAACCGTTTATCAGCTTCCGCCTCAGAAATTTTTGCTGGCGCGATGCAGGACTACCACCGCGCACTCATCATTGGCGGCCAAACTTTTGGTAAAGGCACAGTACAAACCATTCAGCCGCTCAACCATGGCGAGCTGAAACTGACTTTAGCAAAGTTCTACCGTGTTTCTGGACAAAGCACTCAGCACCAAGGGGTTATTCCTGACATCAGCTATCCGGCAGATATGGACATTAATGAGATTGGTGAAAGCGCCCTGCCTGAGGCTATGCCTTGGGACAGTATCAAACCGGCACACAAGCCTAGCCATGACCCTTTCAAACCCTTTATTGCTGAGCTAAAAGCCCGTCATGATGCGCGCACTGACGATAACCCTGACTTTGTCTTCAGCCGCGAACGCTTGGCCTTAAACCAGCGCTTAATGCAGCAAACTGAAGTGAGCCTCAATGAAGTTGAGCGCCGCGCTCAGTATGCAAAAATTGAGCAAAAGCAACTGGCAATTGAAAATGCCCGCCGCGCCAGCAAAGGCGAAGAGCAATTAAAAACCATGCTTAAAGACGAGGATGAAGATCATATCGCCGCTCTTGAAGAAGAGAGCAAGCTCAAGCCTGAAGATGATGCATACCTGTCAGAAACAGGCCGCATTCTCCTCGACTGGTTGAGCTTATCGCCAATGGCCAAGAACGACTAA
- a CDS encoding sel1 repeat family protein, which produces MLFAKSRAQIGYAIARRLFNQRWAVENQRIWQWMQERFSRMCSYDDMAARAFYGHVLLHRGQGLAAKKEGLRLLRLAAEAGDAKSAYQLGEQAIKGSLNEPADALQAAHWWELAGSAGHPLALQKLLALYEQGGPQLAANAAEAQRIQEKLALLEGLA; this is translated from the coding sequence ATGCTTTTTGCAAAATCACGAGCGCAGATTGGCTATGCCATTGCGCGCCGGCTGTTTAATCAGCGCTGGGCGGTTGAAAATCAACGTATTTGGCAGTGGATGCAAGAGCGTTTTTCTCGCATGTGCAGCTACGATGATATGGCGGCGCGGGCCTTTTATGGCCATGTGTTGTTACACCGCGGACAGGGGCTGGCTGCAAAAAAAGAAGGCTTACGTTTGCTGCGCTTAGCAGCTGAAGCGGGTGATGCTAAGTCTGCTTATCAGCTGGGTGAGCAGGCAATAAAAGGTTCGCTCAATGAACCTGCTGATGCCTTGCAGGCTGCACACTGGTGGGAGTTGGCAGGTAGTGCTGGGCATCCACTGGCCTTGCAGAAGTTGTTGGCGTTGTATGAGCAGGGCGGGCCACAGTTAGCAGCCAATGCTGCAGAAGCGCAGCGCATTCAAGAAAAATTGGCGCTCTTAGAGGGTTTGGCTTGA
- a CDS encoding helix-turn-helix domain-containing protein gives MNVQVIARDGKPEYAVLPWEQYMQLLKDAGRDQPSSVKEQPLASLRELKALREQAGLALEDVAREAGISAHYLQMIESGEREVSDVLKRTLARALKVSGWQDE, from the coding sequence ATGAATGTACAAGTAATAGCCCGCGATGGAAAACCTGAATATGCAGTGCTGCCTTGGGAACAGTACATGCAACTGTTAAAGGACGCCGGACGAGATCAGCCAAGCAGCGTTAAAGAGCAGCCTTTAGCCAGTTTGCGTGAATTGAAAGCCTTGCGTGAGCAAGCAGGTTTAGCCCTGGAAGATGTTGCCCGGGAAGCTGGAATCAGTGCGCATTACTTGCAGATGATTGAAAGCGGTGAGCGCGAAGTCAGTGATGTCTTAAAGCGTACCTTGGCACGGGCTTTAAAGGTTTCAGGCTGGCAAGATGAGTGA